A part of Acipenser ruthenus chromosome 12, fAciRut3.2 maternal haplotype, whole genome shotgun sequence genomic DNA contains:
- the rwdd3 gene encoding RWD domain-containing protein 3 isoform X1, with amino-acid sequence MMSEVAVEEISALTAIFCEKDEFELLGQSETEGLTFRIQLTVDGYTEKLLLKLIFHLPLDYPSSLPDVSVSSEQLTRKQCIDIKLGLLKKATTLVSEPMVHELLLWLQQNFTTVAEQSVRYQSPRGDCEQRSQGETRTALLQVDHMRAKTKYKKIIEKWTSQLGLTGRLFIGKLILILLQGERKSIKDYLLLQKTSKVDVDSNGKKCKEKMMSVLCEMQLPCGCKQLPAFEVKDYSSLEELKTEFELVGLLELYHKYVHMLV; translated from the exons ATGATGTCTGAGGTTGCAGTAGAAGAAATATCGGCTCTAACCGCTATATTCTGTGAGAAGGACGAGTTTGAGTTGCTCGGACAGTCAG AGACTGAAGGACTCACATTCAGAATTCAGCTTACAGTTGATGGATATACAGAAAAGCTACTATTGAAGCTCATCTTTCATCTACCCCTTGATTACCCATCTAGCCTGCCTGATGTATCTGTCAGTTCTGAACAGCTTACAAGAAAACAATGCATCGATATAAAGCTGGGTCTACTGAAAAAGGCAACAACACTTGTTTCCGAGCCCATGGTCCATGAACTGCTTCTTTGGCTACAACAGAACTTCACGACTGTTGCTGAGCAATCAGTAAGATACCAAAGCCCTCGGGGTGACTGTGAGCAGAGGAGTCAGGGTGAGACTAGGACAGCTCTGCTACAGGTAGATCACATGAGGGCAAAAaccaaatataaaaaaatcattGAAAAATGGACTTCACAACTGGGACTCACCGGGAGACTGTTCATAGGAAAGTTGATATTGATTCTACTGCAGGGAGAAAGAAAAAGCATAAAG GACTACCTTCTTCTGCAGAAGACCTCAAAGGTGGATGTTGACTCAAATggaaagaaatgtaaagaaaaaatgaTGAGTGTTCTTTGTGAAATGCAACTGCCATGTGGATGTAAACA gCTCCCAGCATTTGAAGTTAAAGATTATTCATCTCTAGAGGAACTAAAGACAGAATTTGAATTAGTTGGACTATTAGAGCTGTACCACAAGTATGTGCACATGCTAGTTTAG
- the rwdd3 gene encoding RWD domain-containing protein 3 isoform X2, with translation MMSEVAVEEISALTAIFCEKDEFELLGQSETEGLTFRIQLTVDGYTEKLLLKLIFHLPLDYPSSLPDVSVSSEQLTRKQCIDIKLGLLKKATTLVSEPMVHELLLWLQQNFTTVAEQSVRYQSPRGDCEQRSQGETRTALLQVDHMRAKTKYKKIIEKWTSQLGLTGRLFIGKLILILLQGERKSIKDYLLLQKTSKVDVDSNGKKCSQHLKLKIIHL, from the exons ATGATGTCTGAGGTTGCAGTAGAAGAAATATCGGCTCTAACCGCTATATTCTGTGAGAAGGACGAGTTTGAGTTGCTCGGACAGTCAG AGACTGAAGGACTCACATTCAGAATTCAGCTTACAGTTGATGGATATACAGAAAAGCTACTATTGAAGCTCATCTTTCATCTACCCCTTGATTACCCATCTAGCCTGCCTGATGTATCTGTCAGTTCTGAACAGCTTACAAGAAAACAATGCATCGATATAAAGCTGGGTCTACTGAAAAAGGCAACAACACTTGTTTCCGAGCCCATGGTCCATGAACTGCTTCTTTGGCTACAACAGAACTTCACGACTGTTGCTGAGCAATCAGTAAGATACCAAAGCCCTCGGGGTGACTGTGAGCAGAGGAGTCAGGGTGAGACTAGGACAGCTCTGCTACAGGTAGATCACATGAGGGCAAAAaccaaatataaaaaaatcattGAAAAATGGACTTCACAACTGGGACTCACCGGGAGACTGTTCATAGGAAAGTTGATATTGATTCTACTGCAGGGAGAAAGAAAAAGCATAAAG GACTACCTTCTTCTGCAGAAGACCTCAAAGGTGGATGTTGACTCAAATggaaagaaat gCTCCCAGCATTTGAAGTTAAAGATTATTCATCTCTAG
- the rwdd3 gene encoding RWD domain-containing protein 3 isoform X3: MMSEVAVEEISALTAIFCEKDEFELLGQSETEGLTFRIQLTVDGYTEKLLLKLIFHLPLDYPSSLPDVSVSSEQLTRKQCIDIKLGLLKKATTLVSEPMVHELLLWLQQNFTTVAEQSVRYQSPRGDCEQRSQGETRTALLQVDHMRAKTKYKKIIEKWTSQLGLTGRLFIGKLILILLQGERKSIKAPSI, encoded by the exons ATGATGTCTGAGGTTGCAGTAGAAGAAATATCGGCTCTAACCGCTATATTCTGTGAGAAGGACGAGTTTGAGTTGCTCGGACAGTCAG AGACTGAAGGACTCACATTCAGAATTCAGCTTACAGTTGATGGATATACAGAAAAGCTACTATTGAAGCTCATCTTTCATCTACCCCTTGATTACCCATCTAGCCTGCCTGATGTATCTGTCAGTTCTGAACAGCTTACAAGAAAACAATGCATCGATATAAAGCTGGGTCTACTGAAAAAGGCAACAACACTTGTTTCCGAGCCCATGGTCCATGAACTGCTTCTTTGGCTACAACAGAACTTCACGACTGTTGCTGAGCAATCAGTAAGATACCAAAGCCCTCGGGGTGACTGTGAGCAGAGGAGTCAGGGTGAGACTAGGACAGCTCTGCTACAGGTAGATCACATGAGGGCAAAAaccaaatataaaaaaatcattGAAAAATGGACTTCACAACTGGGACTCACCGGGAGACTGTTCATAGGAAAGTTGATATTGATTCTACTGCAGGGAGAAAGAAAAAGCATAAAG gCTCCCAGCATTTGA
- the LOC117416744 gene encoding holocytochrome c-type synthase-like has protein sequence MGATASSSTVQPSTVTAAQHAATPPPGCPMHQDSQPASPPSGCPMHQAAGSTPPEQNRGPPVPAHQERAYEFVECPMKAAAGGDKMPHDIDPANMMPPPNQTPAQDQPFSLPVNREVSTIPRAGSDKKWVYPSEQMFWNAMLRKGWRWKEDDLGPQDMTNIIKIHNQNNEQAWQEILKWEALHAEECPCGPSLARFGGKAKEFSPRAKIRSWMGYELPFDRHDWIVNRCGKEVRYVIDYYDGGEVDKQTYQFTILDVRPALDSLGAVWDRTKVAWWRWTS, from the exons ATGGGTGCCACAGCTTCAAGTTCTACAGTTCAGCCATCAACTGTAACAGCAGCACAGCATGCCGCAACCCCGCCACCTGGGTGCCCAATGCATCAAGACAGTCAACCAG cttCCCCACCATCAGGATGCCCAATGCACCAAGCTGCTGGGTCAACCCCACCAGAGCAGAACAGGGGTCCCCCAGTCCCAGCGCACCAGGAGAGGGCCTATGAGTTTGTGGAATGCCCAATGAAGGCAGCGGCTGGTGGAGACAAAATGCCTCATGACATCGACCCAGCAAACATG ATGCCCCCTCCAAACCAGACACCAGCCCAGGACCAGCCTTTTTCCCTGCCTGTGAACAGAGAAGTGTCCACTATTCCCAGGGCTGGTTCAGATAAAAAATGGGTCTACCCATCTGAACAGATGTTTTGGAATGCAATGCTGAGAAAGGG GTGGCGCTGGAAAGAGGATGATCTTGGTCCTCAAGACATGACCAACATTATCAAGATTCATAACCAGAACAATGAACAGGCTTGGCAGGAAATATTAAAATGGGAAGCCCTTCATGCTGA GGAATGCCCATGCGGACCATCTCTGGCTCGGTTTGGAGGCAAAGCTAAAGAATTCTCACCAAGAGCCAAAATACGCTCATGGATGGG GTATGAACTGCCTTTTGACAGACATGACTGGATTGTCAACCGCTGTGGAAAAGAAGTGCGATATGTGATTGATTACTATGATGGAGGAGAAGTTGATAAACAGACCTATCAGTTTACTATCCTTGATGTCCGCCCAGCTTTGGACTCTCTTGGGGCTGTTTGGGATAGAACGAAAGTGGCTTGGTGGCGCTGGACTTCATAA
- the LOC117417332 gene encoding TLC domain-containing protein 4-B-like, translated as MEFFNQLILAVSVTSFITFQVLFHYLSSWVSTRVSPGFKKLSEKQKIEWNSRTVSTFHALVVGVFCLYILHFDDAVNEDPVWGDPALVKLNVAITTGYLISDLLLIFFHWKAIGDRFFVVHHLAALYAYYYVLGQGLLPYFANFRLLAEFSTPCVNQRWFFEVLGYPKSSKPNIANGVMMAVIFFLVRIAVMPIYYERMFSIYGTEAFYRLPFGGRSAWMCSSICLDVMNVMWMHRIARGCYKVLRYRRKPEEDAQQNGKIE; from the exons ATGGAATTCTTCAACCAGCTGATTCTTGCTGTCTCAGTGACCAGTTTCATCACGTTTCAAGTGCTGTTTCACTATCTAAGCTCCTGGGTGTCTACCCGTGTCAGCCCTGGTTTTAAAAAACTAAGTGAAAAGCAGAAGATAGAATGGAACTCCAG GACAGTGTCGACTTTCCATGCCTTGGTGGTTGGAGTATTTTGTTTGTACATACTACACTTTGATGATGCTGTCAACGAAGACCCTGTCTG GGGCGATCCTGCACTGGTGAAACTAAATGTTGCAATAACCACTGGCTACCTCATTTCAG ACCTGCTGCTCATTTTTTTCCATTGGAAGGCAATCGGGGACAGGTTTTTTGTAGTGCATCACCTGGCAGCACTGTATGCTTACTACTATGTACTG GGCCAAGGATTGTTGCCTTATTTTGCTAACTTCCGTCTGCTTGCAGAGTTCTCCACTCCATGTGTTAATCAGCG CTGGTTCTTTGAAGTGTTAGGTTATCCAAAATCTTCCAAGCCCAACATAGCCAATGGAGTCATGATGGCAGTAATATTCTTCCTGGTGAGGATTGCTGTCATGCCCATATACTACGAACGAATGTTCTCCATCTATGGAACAGAAGCCTTTTACCGGCTGCCGTTTGGGGGTCGCAGTGCTTGGATGTGCTCAAGCATCTGTTTGGATGTTATGAATGTGATGTGGATGCACAGAATTGCCCGAGGATGCTACAAAGTTCTACGTTATAGGAGGAAACCTGAAGAGGACGCACAGCAGAACGGCAAAATTGAGTGA